The DNA sequence TCAGGAGTCTGCAGAATACAGATCTGCATTCTACAACGCCAAACACCTTTACCAGTTGTAGAATGACCACTATTGTTCTGCAGAGGTTTCTGTTTGGCTCTATTTGGCCTGGTTTATGGTCTCTCAGGAGTATCTAGTCCCTTAGACTGTCCCAGCTTGAAGCCCAGTGCAGGTTACTTACTGTCGAAggaagaaaatgattttaatgtttgtggGTGGAAGCTGATAGCTTGATTTACATTAGGTAAAGGCGAATGTGTATGCGATGATGATTTCACATCTCTCCtataaaaaatagtaattaatcTTGAACTTAGGTCAAGtcattatttatacagcaccttTAAGATAATGGCTGTTGAGCCAAAGTGCCAGAGAAGTTAGATGGCAGATTAAGACCCTACATCATAAGAGAAAATACCATgtgattgatttatttgtggATGCAGCCTCAAGACTaatgtcagaatgttttttcttctttacaagctgctctgtgtctttgttcagGTTGAGAGGACTTTGGGTATTGAGGCTGCAAGATCCACCATCATCAATGAGGTTCAGTACACCATGGTCAACCACGGAATGAGCATCGACCGGCGTCACGTCATGCTTCTTGCTGATCTTATGTCCTATAAGGTATGAAACattgctctctctccctgtgtgcgttcatgagtgtgtgtgtgtgtgtgtgtgtgtgtgtgtgtgtgtgtgtgtgtgtgcgcgcacacacactcactaccggtcaaaagttttagaacacctaAATGTTTCCAGTTCTGTATTGGAAAGTATGCATGTccatgtctcattgtactctgaaatgaaagcatagaacacataaacaaatgcTGTTCAAAAAAAcctatttagaaaccaaaatgtattctaaactatTGACTCGTCAAAGTAGCCGCCTTTGCCAGatacaacagctgaacacactcgtggcattctttccacaatagaaatcaaatagtcttcagaaagttcttcccaaccctgttgcagaagttcccatagatgtgtggcacttgtaggttgttttactttcactcttctgtccaattcatcccaaaccagctccatggggttgaagtctggagactgtgctgacactccatgttttcaagctcatcgtctggttctttgttcctaaagtagttctggcagagcgtggactgatgttctgggtcattatcttgctgtaggataaACCCCTgaccagagggttctgcatggtgctgcagaatgctgtggtagctgtttaggttAGGGATGTGGAAAACAGATCCTTTAATAATGACTGAATGGACTGAAAAGTAGGCATTTATCATGCCAACCTTCCGAAATGCGTCACCTGTATGCCTCATCTGCAACGAAACTGTTGCTGTTGCAAAAGAATATAATCTGCGCCGTCACCACAACACTAAACATACAAATTTCAAGGATTCATATCCTGAGCAGTCAGAGGCCCGTCAGagaaaaatggccacattgAAATCTGCCTGCACCCGTGCAAATGGCATTATTACTCGAACTTTAACTGATCAAGAGAGAGTAAGGTGTGCATCTCTGCAGGCTGCCTGGGTGCTTTGCAAACATAACCGGCCTTTCACGGAAAGTGAGCTTTTAAAGGAGAGCATGGTCACGGTTCTGGAGGAACGGTGCCCCCGACAAATCCATGGACAGAGTTATTgcatctgtcaaacaaatgcctctctctgcttcaacTGCTGCACGTCGTGTCCACGTCTTGGCTGAGCATGTCCAGCCAGCTGTCATTGACGGGATCAAGGAAgccaaatacatttcactggCTATTGATGAGTCCACTGACAACACGGATATTTCACAGTTGTGCGTTTTTGTCAGATACTTTGATGGCAAAGATTTCCGAGAGGACCTGCTGGCATTGCTTCCGCTGGAGGACAACACCACAATTCTCCACAAACGTAGTGAAAATGATGCCGTTGGACGAGGCGTCCATTCAGAGCGAGCTGGCTGAAATGCaggctgctctccatggtgctgaaagcctGAGCGCATTCTGGATGTCTTGTCCCGAGGACTATGGCACATTGAAGACGCTGGCTATGTATGTGCTCACCATGTTGGGTTCAACCTACACCTGCGAGGTTGGGTTCAACCTACACCTGCGAGGGCTGCGTTCTCCAAGATGAACTCGATAAAAACACACGAGAGGAACCGACTGTCAAACCAGTCTTTGGAGGACTGCTTGCGCATAAGTCTGACAGCGGCCAAGcctgatgtgaaaaagttggtgtcagaggggaaatgtaacTTCAGCCATTAAGCAGTGTGAGGAGCCCATTTCAGCCTTGTGATCTGAAATCGCTGTAGCCCACTTAACGTTTTATTTGATGTGCGAACATTATTTGTGACCTGTTTTGTTCAGGTACcaggttagtatttatttaccatgctattttaagttatgccagttggtttttcctcctttttttgtcctgagaagtctactagtttgaagcttgttgttgagactttgaaataaaaaccaaatgttaagtaagggcatgaggaaaagttatgttaaacaaaaaaaaaaaagaactgtgtgaaacaataaatgttaaacagtgcagcgagtctgtcctcatttcggaatgtagcctaaatagagtcataaatggtggggattactgatagttaagagtctcagttattgttgttttcagttgctttaatagtgtggaccgcatgatattttctctttgatcctCACAATTTTGGAATCCAGTCGGGGGCCGGATTGGACGGTTCGGCGGGCCGgattcggcccgcgggccgccagtTGATGATCACTGCTCTATATAGTTAGCCCTCCTATTACTTTTGGGGTCAGTTTGACTCCATTCAATCTTTAAAgtctctaaataaatgattgacgttttttttttttttgcttcatatttaatgacgtTTCTTAATTTGATGAGGACGACTGgggtaaacataaaatgaacatgatgATATGTTTTCAATGTCCTGTACACATATTATACGCATCGGTGTCCTTTGTTTTAGCTGTATAAAACAGctatcaacattttacacacatttgtgttGGTTATTTTGGATGATATTGAGGTCAGCACAATATGCACTTCTATAATCTTCCAAATGCTTCAAGGCCCTGCTGTAAGACCCGTATGGCTCAACGTGTTACGCGGGTAACGCATGTACAGAGCTGgcccccgacgcagcggcccgggttcgattcctgctcgcgaccctttgctgcatgtcttcccccagctcttctcccctgtttcctgtctctatctcactgtgcctaaataaagccgataaaaagccaaaaaaaatagcgtaaaaaaaaagatttgaatttacttttgtaaattttactttgttgttaGTAAGTTGCTGCCACTTACAGCAGTGTTGACAggcttttttgagaaaatgcagtcaTAGTCTGTTCATCGCACCCgtgtttaatttgaataaaggACAAAAGAAGCACTGTAAtgctttgtatttcttgttcccATTTTACGCTCTGAACATAATGAACCATGATCTcaaagctgagtgtgtgtgtgtgcccaacagtgatttttgtgtactgcTACACCCTCACCTCTTCCTGTGTAATTCAGTAGCATTTGCCATTTATTGTCCTCTTGCACTGCTGTGACtggacactttgttttttgctccatAGGACCAGACCTGCTGGGATCTGTACAGATGTCTCGATGAGGGTGGGAGTGGTTTCAGTAAAGGAGAGCTGGATCAGTCTACAAACACATTGTTGTAACCAGTGTGGGAAATCTTTCAGGCAGTCAAGTTATTTGAAACGTCATATGCTCATCCACACggaagaaattagttttttactgtgatatttcctcatgtttgacaaagtGGTTATTATcttaactgtgaaataaaagcccTCCTTAAACGTTATTTAATCTAGTCTCTTTTTCAAAAGAGGCCTGAGAACAACAGACATTCCAATAAACTACCCTTAGTTAGTAAAGTGAAACTAAATATTAACTATATATATAAACTATTGTACCCAAAACCTCCACTGCCATATTAGAACAGgatatgcttttatttctaaaacattGCCAATGATTTTGACAAAtcattctgtggttttatttgagaAAGTTGTTGCCCCAGCATTGTCCTACAGGGGGCAGttgttttaaaactacatttgtcTTCCATGTGTCACCATTTGCTTGCATATTTCATAAACATCACAATCACTAATTTCCAACTCTATACTGATGATATTTTCCTGGTTTTCTTAGCTGGCTGGAGATGAATTTTTGCATCCCTACCCTGATTTTCATTATCGAGGCTCGCTTTTTCCCCTAACATTCTCCCACAACGGGAGTGTTTGACCTTTAAAGTCACGGTTTCTTCTACTGACCGGCACCTTTGTGATTAATCCTTGCAGCTCTACTGCATGATCTACTGTTTGCTTTACCCCGTTAGTCATTCTCTACTAACactgcagtttctgctgctgccggttttcaacaaattccagGAGAAGAACATACATTACTCCCATTCACGTCTCCCTGTGATTTACTATCGATTTAGCTGATTTAGCTTTAAAGCACAGCATGCTCCCCTTCTGTCTTCCGTTAGGCTCTGCTaagcctcctgctgctgaagcttcttACCTGAGCATTGGTttggaaaaataagtaaataaagtcCAAGGACTCACCGATGTGGGCCCCTCAAAATTGTTCATTATCACTCCCTGTTTTACCTCTGCTATTTTTTTCGTCATGTTTTTTTAACGGTTTATTCAGTGTTAttgtataactttgtttttcaaagcggtgtcaatgttttaaagctttatacCCATGGGAGAtgacttttaatgtgtttttcatcccaCCAAACAGAGGTGGGATATTTGTATGCATTGCACTTATCAGCCAGGAATAGAGCTAAAGATGAAATAACCCAGGTTTGACTCCTCTCTcagtaaaaagtatttttctgtacaaactgtctcttaatgttaaatgaatgcatttaaattGCATATGAACTGTTCCATCAGTCGCTttggtttgacatcaaacaaacagtttattggcatttcaaaatgaatgcatcccGTTCCATTTGACAAACAAAGGAAGTTTTTCTCTCAGCAAAATATAGGctttgttataataataataataataataataataataataataataataataataataataataataataataataataataataataaaacaaaaaaaagaaaacaaggaggACAAGCACAAATTCTTTGGACTTGCTTGGTAACCAACTACAGAGCAGGTGGTGGGATAGTAGGCTGAAGCCTGGAGGCTGAAATCACCAAACTgtgggcagaaaaaaacacatgcgcTGAAAGCTATCCAGACCTTGTGACGGGGACATACTTAACATAattcaaaaaactaacaaaaacaaggagtgagctagaataacagaaatgttagcatgctatgcTAATGTAGCAAGCTACAGGACCGATTCAGGGCATTAACTTACTGTTTACATGCTGCCAACAACATGGACTGCACTCACATTTTGCTGAAAGATTTTGTGGAGGCTGATCGGAACAATTTGATGCCTCATCTCATTTCCCAGTTTGTACGTCCGCAATCTGAGGAGTCAAGGCAACaggcatttcatttaaatgagacatcttTGCCCTggagctgttgttttaatgtggcATCAGTTAAACACAACgcagctgcatcatctgtctATTGTTTTGCTATAATATACCCCTGTTATACATTATACTATTTTAAGATCCCTGTCAGGAGCAGAAAAGTGTTCATGATAACTTACAATACATAATTACTCATAATTCAATTCACAATGTGGCAACATGTAACAAGAACGTACAGATGATATCCTTTCATTATTTAAGAAATTCTCTTGAAATGGAATTGCAgatggaatgacctgcttagcctgctggaactggttatgtggagggaaatgaatggatggatgaatgtgtcAGCATTGAAGAACGGTCTATGTGCACCTATTGCTATTCTGCTGTGGGTGGAAATACGTCCCGGTTTCTTTGTATGTCTTTACCCTAGTCAGTCAAAATCATATTAGGCATGCAGCAATGGTGTCCCTGCAAAATCACCTCTGAGGgaatttgttttggtggaacatttgtgcATATAGAAGTGAGCACcttcattaaaatggctaattcactgaAAGAACCAAGCGGACCTGCCTGCCATTTTCAGCACGGTGACTAGCACTGTGATTGTTGCTTTTTCCAAAGTAAATGGGAAAACAGTAACACTTGAATAGCAAAAGGGGAAaagaatattacatgaaatGCTGCTGGAAATGGCAGGCACCTACCTGcaactaaaaatgtgttaagAACATGTCCAATGTtcaggattctttttttttttttttttttttttttttaaaaaaggctttttgCTGTCTAAAATGGGGAGGAAGTAGCTCAAGGGACATTCAGATTTGTTAATGAAGAGTTATTGGAGtcttaattcattctgttttgttaatgaaATGAGTAAGAAACCACATTGTCAGAGATTTCAGAACTGATAGGACTGATTATAGAGTTGAATCTATGGAATCAAGTCTTTCAATACTCAGCCTTGTTTTATCATCCtgtttaataaagctttaactCTGTTGTTTTTAGACTTCCATAGTAAATGACTGATTAAGTGTTTCAcctttttctcctgctgtttgttttcttctttgcattTAGCCACACTTTAATCTGTGATTAAAACTTTctactgtgtctctctgcttcctgaatcttccacctgcctgcagtctgattgcagcaatgagaatcagctgccgtaattggctcacaccagtcacctgtttgcaattccacctccaagcatataagccagctctgtcattcactctctGCTCCACCATGAGCTCTGATGGCCTGCATCGACTCGTGACCACcggagcttcttggacacgactctgccctcgtacccctgccggttcctgtatgggtttcctacctaccccttcagccgagtttcttcccgttgtaagtatccggttttgatggattagtttaggttattcatttatggttttcttaaatttcccctctgttgttagtttagagtctttgttgaattttgtagtcttgtctgttttcctaatcagattttgcttgtccgctttcagcccttcctccctgaatcttccacctgcctgcagtctgattgcagcaatgagaatcagctgccgtaattggctcacaccagtcacctgtttgcaagtCCACCTCcaagcatataagccagctctgtcattcactctctGCTCCACCATGAGCTCTGATGGCCTGCATCGACTCGTGACCACcggagcttcttggacacgactctgccctcgtacccctgccggttcctgtatgggtttcctacctaccccttcagccgagtttcttcccgttgtaagtatccggttttgatggattagtttaggttattcatttatggttttcttaaatttcccctctgttgttagtttagagtctttgttgaattttgtagtctagtctgttttcctaatcagattttgcttgtccgCTTTCAGCCCCTTCCTCcctgaatcttccacctgcctgcagtctgattgcagcaatgagaatcagctgccgtaattggctcacaccagtcacctgtttgcaagtCCACCTCcaagcatataagccagctctgtcattcactccctgctccaccatggacgcgcacatcctgcgtcgactcgtgaccaccggagcttcttggacacgactctgccctcgtacccctgccggttcctgtatgggtttcctacctaccccttcagccgagtttcttcccgttgtaagtatccggttttgatggattagtttaggttattcatttatggttttcttaaatttcccctctgttgtgagtttagagtctttgttgaattttgtagtctagtctgttttcctaatcagattttgcttgtccgcttctcagcccttcctccctgaatcttccacctgcctgcagtctgattgcagcaatgagaatcagctgccgtaattggctcacaccagtcaccctGTTTGCAAGTCCACCTCcaagcatataagccagctctgtcattcactctctGCTCCACCATGAGCTCTGATGGCCTGCATCGACTCGTGACCACcggagcttcttggacacgactctgccctcgtacccctgccggttcctgtatgggtttcctacctaccccttcagccgagtttcttcccgttgtaagtatccggttttgatggattagtttaggttattcatttatggttttcttaaatttcccctctgttgtgagtttagagtctttgttgaattttgtagtctagtctgttttcctaatcagattttgcttgtccgctttcagcccttcctccctgaatcttccacctgcctgcagtctgattgcagcaatgagaatcagctgccgtaattggctcacaccagtcacctgtttgcaagtCCACCTCcaagcatataagccagctctgtcattcactctctGCTCCACCATGAGCTCTGATGGCCTGCATCGACTCGTGACCACcggagcttcttggacacgactctgccctcgtacccctgccggttcctgtttgggtttcctacctaccccttcagccgagtttcttcccgttgtaagtatccggttttgatggattagtttaggttattcatttatggttttcttaaatttcccctctgttgttagtttagagtctttgttgaattttgtagtctagtctgttttcctaatcagattttgcttgtccgctttcagcccttcctccctgaatcttccacctgcctgcagtctgattgcagcaatgagaatcagctgccgtaattgactcacaccagtcacctgtttgcaagtccacctcccagcatataagccagctctgtcattcactccctgctccaccatggacgcgcacatcctgcgtcgactcgtgaccaccggagcttcttggacacgactctgccctcgtacccctgccggttcctgtttgggtttcctacctaccccttcagccgagtttcttcccgttgtaagtatcc is a window from the Amphiprion ocellaris isolate individual 3 ecotype Okinawa unplaced genomic scaffold, ASM2253959v1 Aocel_unscaffolded222, whole genome shotgun sequence genome containing:
- the LOC111572652 gene encoding DNA-directed RNA polymerase III subunit RPC1-like isoform X2 encodes the protein MEVVVQGIPEVARAVIHIDEQSGKNKYKLLVEGDNLRAVMATHGVNGSRTTSNNTYEVERTLGIEAARSTIINEVQYTMVNHGMSIDRRHVMLLADLMSYKDQTCWDLYRCLDEGGSGFSKGELDQSTNTLL